From a region of the Cucumis sativus cultivar 9930 chromosome 6, Cucumber_9930_V3, whole genome shotgun sequence genome:
- the LOC105435745 gene encoding uncharacterized protein LOC105435745, whose protein sequence is MASFGIRCGGNCGVLNLNDGCDHKPFPPPRSVVASTARLRKPRSYITAMKSLEPVIRRKNVDDEVISCENLDEWMKESVVDIVKNLREAPLFVRFYKENGKTARFETEKAVEEDRWPILENQWKNGAEATPEGIIFVQKLEDEEEEEEEVEMEGEPKAWGIVVQGRGVERGAPVCYLLKTSRAAGLGLWCTHFCLVRVKNFRETTKSQLQNCWLMQNQ, encoded by the coding sequence ATGGCTTCTTTTGGAATTCGATGTGGAGGAAATTGCGGTGTGTTGAATCTTAACGACGGATGCGATCACAAACCATTCCCTCCTCCTCGTTCTGTAGTCGCTTCCACCGCAAGATTAAGGAAACCAAGGAGTTACATTACCGCGATGAAGAGTTTAGAGCCGGtgattagaagaaaaaacgTAGACGATGAAGTAATCTCATGCGAGAATTTAGATGAATGGATGAAGGAATCAGTGGTTGACATTGTGAAGAATCTTCGAGAAGCACCTCTGTTTGTAAGATTTTACAAAGAGAACGGGAAAACGGCGAGATTCGAAACGGAGAAGGCGGTGGAGGAAGATAGATGGCCCATCTTGGAAAATCAATGGAAAAACGGAGCAGAAGCGACGCCGGAAGGGATCATATTCGTACAAAAGCttgaagacgaagaagaagaagaagaagaagttgagaTGGAAGGGGAACCGAAGGCGTGGGGGATTGTAGTACAAGGGAGAGGAGTTGAAAGAGGAGCACCGGTGTGTTACTTGTTGAAGACGAGTAGAGCGGCTGGGTTAGGGCTATGGTGTACGCATTTCTGCTTGGTTAGGGTTAAGAATTTCAGAGAGACGACGAAATCGCAGCTTCAAAATTGTTGGTTGATGCAGAAtcaataa